A genomic segment from Leptolyngbya boryana PCC 6306 encodes:
- the nifU gene encoding Fe-S cluster assembly protein NifU has translation MWEYTDKVLDLFYNPQNQGTIEDPNQEGIAVVYGEVGSIACGDALRLHLKIEVESDKILDSRFQTFGCTSAIASSSALTEMVKGLTLDEALNVSNQDIAAFLGGLPEAKMHCSVMGQEALEAAIFKYRGIEVEHHEEDEGALICSCFGISEPKIRRVVIENGLTTVEQVTSYVKAGGGCGSCLADIEDIITAVIDEKETTAARIAAEISEAQIRKPLTNVQKIALIQKVLDEEVRPVLIADGGDVELYDVDGDFVKVTLKGACGSCASSTATLKDAVEAKLRLRVLPTLVVQAV, from the coding sequence ATGTGGGAATACACCGACAAAGTATTGGATCTGTTTTACAATCCGCAGAACCAAGGCACGATAGAAGATCCGAACCAAGAAGGAATTGCGGTAGTCTATGGCGAAGTTGGCAGCATTGCTTGTGGGGATGCCTTGAGACTTCACCTCAAAATCGAAGTCGAAAGCGATAAGATTCTCGATTCGCGGTTTCAAACCTTTGGATGTACTAGTGCGATCGCTTCTTCTTCTGCCCTAACCGAAATGGTCAAAGGTCTTACCTTAGATGAAGCTTTGAATGTCAGTAATCAAGATATTGCAGCATTCTTAGGTGGACTCCCAGAGGCTAAAATGCATTGTTCTGTTATGGGACAAGAAGCATTAGAAGCTGCCATCTTCAAATATCGAGGCATCGAAGTCGAACACCACGAAGAAGATGAAGGCGCATTGATTTGTAGTTGCTTTGGCATTAGCGAACCGAAGATTCGTCGAGTCGTAATTGAGAACGGACTGACGACAGTAGAACAGGTCACAAGCTATGTCAAAGCAGGCGGCGGCTGTGGTTCTTGTCTTGCAGATATTGAAGATATCATCACTGCGGTGATCGATGAGAAAGAAACCACTGCTGCCAGAATTGCAGCTGAAATCTCCGAGGCACAGATCCGTAAACCTCTGACCAATGTTCAGAAAATTGCACTGATTCAAAAAGTGCTAGACGAAGAAGTTCGACCCGTCTTGATTGCAGATGGCGGCGATGTTGAACTTTACGATGTCGATGGCGATTTCGTCAAAGTAACGCTCAAAGGAGCCTGTGGTTCTTGTGCAAGCAGTACCGCCACGCTCAAAGATGCCGTCGAAGCTAAGTTGCGTCTTCGAGTCCTTCCCACCCTTGTTGTCCAAGCGGTGTAA
- the cysE gene encoding serine O-acetyltransferase codes for MLQPLVLPKRSFNPFPSFLRNGLQTLQADFQIIFERDPAARHWLEVLVCYPGLHALASHRLAHWLHRCGVPFFPRFISFLTRFLTGIEIHPGATIGQAVFIDHGMGVVIGETAIVGDYTLIYQGVTLGGTGKETGKRHPTLGQHVVVGAGAKVLGNITVGDHVRVGAGSIVLRDVPSACTVVGIPGRNICRGCNKTFQPLEHHQLPDAQAVVIRNLYDRIEQLEEQLQSLRPTLTNS; via the coding sequence ATGCTCCAGCCCTTAGTTCTCCCCAAACGCTCTTTTAATCCCTTTCCCTCTTTTCTCAGGAACGGCTTGCAAACGCTCCAGGCTGACTTTCAAATCATCTTTGAACGTGATCCTGCGGCGCGTCACTGGTTAGAAGTCTTGGTGTGCTACCCAGGCTTACACGCTCTCGCCTCTCACCGTTTAGCTCACTGGCTTCATCGTTGTGGTGTTCCATTCTTTCCGCGCTTTATTTCTTTTCTGACTCGTTTTCTGACCGGAATCGAAATTCATCCCGGTGCAACGATCGGTCAAGCAGTCTTTATTGATCATGGTATGGGAGTGGTGATCGGCGAAACTGCGATCGTGGGTGACTATACTTTGATCTATCAAGGAGTCACGCTCGGCGGAACTGGGAAAGAGACTGGAAAGCGTCATCCGACTCTCGGGCAGCATGTTGTCGTTGGGGCGGGTGCGAAAGTACTCGGGAACATTACAGTCGGTGATCATGTGCGAGTTGGGGCAGGCTCGATTGTCCTTCGAGATGTTCCTTCAGCCTGTACCGTTGTGGGCATTCCTGGTCGGAATATCTGTCGGGGCTGTAATAAGACCTTTCAGCCGCTTGAACATCATCAATTGCCTGATGCACAAGCAGTTGTCATTCGGAATTTATACGATCGCATCGAACAGCTTGAGGAGCAACTGCAATCGCTCCGCCCTACCCTCACCAATTCCTAA
- a CDS encoding DUF362 domain-containing protein: protein MSYTITSQCIGCNHCLPVCSTGAIQYDGTHHWIDPNRCNNCADSYSVAQCAATCPTNYGCVPGTTSVVTHRALFHSDEYWRKWFATYERLVCHLHDPNHSPYWQNWFDRYSERLSTLLSHHSGTRNANLHLSR, encoded by the coding sequence ATGAGCTACACGATTACCAGCCAATGTATCGGATGCAATCATTGTTTACCAGTTTGCTCGACAGGAGCCATTCAATATGATGGAACGCATCATTGGATCGATCCTAATCGCTGTAACAATTGCGCTGACTCATACTCCGTCGCCCAATGTGCAGCAACCTGCCCGACTAATTACGGATGTGTTCCTGGTACGACTTCCGTAGTCACTCATAGAGCGCTCTTTCACTCAGATGAGTACTGGAGAAAATGGTTCGCAACGTATGAACGTTTAGTCTGTCATCTCCATGACCCGAATCATAGCCCTTACTGGCAAAACTGGTTCGATCGCTATTCAGAAAGACTTTCCACCTTGCTCTCTCATCATTCGGGGACTCGCAATGCAAACCTGCATTTATCTAGATAA
- the nifE gene encoding nitrogenase iron-molybdenum cofactor biosynthesis protein NifE has protein sequence MRMTQGKINELLSETGCEHNHKKDQKKNKSCTQVAQPGAAQGGCAFDGAMIALVPIADVAHLVHGPIACAGNSWGSRGSLSSGETLYKMGFTTDITENDVIFGGEKRLYKAIAEVQQRYQPAAVFVYSTCVTALIGDDLDAVCQKAAEKFGVPVVPVNSPGFVGSKNLGNRIGGESLLDYVVGTGEPEYTTPYDINLIGEYNIAGEMWGVLPLFEKLGIRVLAKITGDARYKEITYAHRAKLNVMICSKALINMGRKMEERYGIPYIEESFYGIADMNRCLRNIAAKIGDANLQERVELLIADETAKLDEALAPYRARLKGKRVVLYTGGVKSWSIISAAKDLGMEVMATSTKKSTEEDKSKIKELLGKDGIMLEKGNAQELLRVIAQTKADMLIAGGRNQYTALKARIPFLDINQERHHPYAGYVGMIEMAREIDEALHSPVWQQVRQPAPWETQRLEVL, from the coding sequence ATGAGAATGACCCAAGGCAAGATCAACGAACTATTGAGTGAAACAGGTTGTGAACACAACCACAAAAAAGACCAAAAAAAGAATAAGTCATGCACTCAAGTCGCTCAGCCCGGAGCCGCTCAGGGAGGATGTGCTTTTGATGGAGCCATGATTGCTCTCGTTCCGATCGCAGATGTTGCCCATCTGGTTCATGGCCCGATTGCCTGTGCGGGCAATTCTTGGGGCAGTCGAGGCAGTCTTTCTTCGGGAGAGACCCTCTACAAGATGGGCTTTACCACTGATATTACTGAAAATGATGTCATTTTTGGAGGAGAGAAACGGCTGTATAAAGCGATCGCTGAAGTTCAACAACGCTACCAACCTGCTGCCGTCTTCGTCTATTCGACTTGTGTGACTGCACTGATCGGAGATGACTTAGATGCAGTTTGTCAGAAAGCGGCTGAAAAGTTCGGCGTTCCAGTTGTGCCTGTCAATTCACCTGGATTTGTTGGCAGTAAGAACTTAGGCAATCGGATCGGTGGTGAATCTTTACTCGACTATGTTGTGGGTACAGGTGAGCCAGAATATACTACGCCTTACGACATTAACTTAATCGGTGAGTATAACATTGCAGGTGAGATGTGGGGCGTGCTTCCACTCTTTGAAAAGCTTGGAATTCGAGTGCTTGCTAAGATTACCGGAGATGCTCGATATAAAGAAATTACTTACGCGCATCGAGCTAAGCTCAATGTCATGATCTGCTCAAAAGCATTGATCAATATGGGAAGAAAGATGGAGGAGCGCTATGGCATTCCTTACATTGAAGAATCTTTCTACGGTATTGCTGATATGAATCGATGCTTACGCAACATTGCAGCCAAGATCGGAGATGCGAACCTTCAAGAGCGAGTCGAATTACTAATCGCTGATGAAACTGCGAAATTAGATGAAGCTCTAGCACCTTATCGAGCACGCCTCAAAGGTAAGCGAGTTGTGCTTTACACAGGTGGCGTGAAAAGTTGGTCAATCATTTCCGCAGCAAAAGATTTAGGCATGGAAGTGATGGCAACCAGTACGAAGAAAAGTACTGAAGAAGATAAATCTAAAATTAAGGAATTGCTAGGCAAAGACGGCATCATGCTAGAAAAAGGCAATGCTCAGGAATTACTCCGAGTGATTGCTCAGACAAAAGCAGACATGCTGATTGCAGGCGGACGAAATCAGTACACCGCTTTGAAAGCTCGAATTCCTTTTTTAGATATCAACCAAGAGCGTCATCATCCTTATGCAGGCTATGTCGGCATGATCGAGATGGCGAGAGAAATTGACGAAGCTCTGCATAGTCCTGTTTGGCAACAAGTCCGTCAACCTGCTCCCTGGGAAACTCAACGATTGGAGGTTTTGTAA
- the dpsA gene encoding DNA starvation/stress protection protein DpsA has protein sequence MTATLVQSFGQVAENPVGFGQDVTVPICEGLNIALASFQALYLQYQKHHFVVEGAEFYSLHEFFNEGYDAAAGYVHQIGERLNGLGGTPAATFSKLAELCCFTPEPDGIFSARQMVSNDLQAEQAIINVLRRQAAQAESVGDRATRYLYEQMLLATEDRAFHLAHFLAEDSLTFAFTR, from the coding sequence ATGACCGCAACGCTCGTTCAGTCCTTTGGTCAAGTCGCAGAGAATCCAGTTGGTTTTGGGCAGGATGTAACCGTTCCAATCTGTGAAGGCTTGAATATTGCATTAGCAAGTTTTCAGGCACTTTATCTGCAATATCAGAAGCACCATTTTGTTGTAGAAGGTGCTGAATTCTACTCATTACACGAGTTCTTCAATGAAGGTTACGATGCTGCTGCGGGATATGTGCATCAGATTGGCGAGCGGCTGAATGGACTCGGCGGAACTCCTGCCGCAACGTTCTCTAAATTAGCCGAGCTGTGCTGCTTTACTCCTGAGCCGGATGGAATCTTCTCGGCTCGGCAGATGGTCAGCAACGACTTGCAGGCAGAGCAGGCAATTATCAATGTTCTGCGCCGTCAGGCGGCTCAGGCTGAAAGTGTTGGCGATCGCGCAACTCGATATCTGTATGAGCAGATGTTGCTTGCTACAGAGGATCGAGCGTTTCATTTAGCTCACTTCTTAGCTGAAGATAGCTTGACATTTGCGTTCACTCGATAG
- a CDS encoding Mo-dependent nitrogenase C-terminal domain-containing protein → MTAIHPSPQSPKGLPDLLLPLRRLINNFTIRSYRVAHLICKVVPCACPFERDVTLFGRTFHIPALCKLNPLYNEVVLLRFRALSYLTDICEEDVAQYLC, encoded by the coding sequence ATGACTGCAATACACCCGTCTCCTCAAAGCCCAAAAGGGTTGCCTGACCTCCTCCTACCTTTGCGCCGCTTGATCAATAACTTCACGATTCGCAGTTACAGAGTTGCACATCTTATCTGTAAGGTGGTTCCCTGTGCTTGTCCTTTTGAGCGTGATGTGACTCTATTCGGGCGAACTTTTCACATTCCAGCGCTTTGTAAGCTCAATCCTCTTTATAACGAAGTCGTTTTACTTCGCTTCCGAGCACTGAGCTACTTAACGGATATTTGCGAAGAAGATGTTGCACAGTATCTTTGCTAA
- a CDS encoding Asr1405/Asl0597 family protein yields the protein MFQHTRSPSITAAQVVNISRTDRWRIYHRLQELRIPAWCPEDGSLWVEVDDAIAAFLVRSTVQQFAASRSELLGWLERCWTESV from the coding sequence ATGTTTCAGCACACTCGAAGTCCTAGCATCACGGCTGCTCAGGTCGTCAACATTTCCCGAACCGATCGCTGGCGAATCTATCATCGCTTACAAGAATTAAGGATACCTGCTTGGTGTCCAGAGGATGGCTCACTTTGGGTCGAAGTAGATGATGCGATCGCTGCTTTTTTAGTTCGGAGTACAGTTCAGCAATTTGCCGCATCCCGGAGTGAATTGCTCGGATGGTTAGAGCGATGCTGGACAGAGAGTGTGTAA
- the nifN gene encoding nitrogenase iron-molybdenum cofactor biosynthesis protein NifN, which translates to MAVITTPKKSVAVNPLKQSQPLGAALAYLGLKGVMPLFHGSQGCTAFAKVMLVRHYREAIPLSTTAMTEVSTVLGGEDNVEQAILTLVEKSKPSIIGLCTTGLTETRGDDMDGILKSIRKRHPELFDLPIVFTSTPDYKGALQDGYAAAVESIVTELPQPGEVRSDQVNLLVSSAFTPGDVQEIKDMITAFGLTPIVVPDLSASLDGHLDDSYGAVTGGGTTLAELREMGSSVFTLAVGDSMTKAAEILQERFDIPFEVFDRLTGLGVVDEFIQCLADLSGAEVPAKFSHQRRQLQDAMLDTHFYFGRKKVAIALEPDLLWSTAQFLESMGCEIQAAVTTTKSPLLEQLAIDSVTIGDLEDFEQLAVGADLLITNSHGKAVSKRLGIPLYRQGFPIFDRLGNGQFSKVGYQGTTQLLFNIGNLLLEVEEAHAAGA; encoded by the coding sequence ATGGCTGTAATCACGACTCCTAAAAAATCTGTAGCGGTAAATCCATTAAAGCAAAGTCAGCCGCTTGGAGCCGCGCTAGCTTATTTGGGGCTGAAAGGTGTAATGCCGCTATTTCATGGCTCTCAAGGCTGTACAGCATTTGCAAAAGTGATGCTCGTTCGTCACTACCGGGAAGCAATCCCGCTCTCAACGACAGCAATGACTGAAGTGAGTACGGTTCTGGGTGGTGAAGACAATGTGGAACAAGCAATTTTGACTTTGGTTGAAAAGTCGAAGCCAAGCATTATTGGACTCTGTACCACTGGACTGACCGAGACTCGCGGCGATGATATGGATGGGATTCTGAAAAGCATTCGGAAGCGCCATCCAGAACTGTTTGATTTGCCAATAGTATTCACCTCGACCCCTGACTATAAAGGTGCATTACAAGACGGATATGCGGCAGCAGTAGAAAGCATTGTGACTGAACTTCCGCAACCGGGAGAAGTGCGATCAGATCAAGTGAATCTCTTAGTGAGTTCTGCCTTTACTCCAGGTGATGTGCAAGAAATCAAAGATATGATCACAGCCTTTGGGCTGACTCCGATCGTGGTTCCTGATCTCTCTGCGTCTTTGGATGGACATTTAGACGACTCTTATGGCGCTGTAACTGGCGGTGGCACGACGCTTGCCGAATTGCGCGAAATGGGCAGTTCTGTCTTTACTTTGGCAGTCGGAGACAGTATGACGAAAGCCGCGGAAATTCTGCAAGAGCGATTTGACATTCCGTTTGAAGTGTTCGATCGCTTAACTGGATTAGGTGTCGTTGATGAATTTATTCAATGCTTAGCAGATTTGAGCGGGGCTGAAGTGCCTGCGAAGTTCTCTCATCAGCGTCGGCAATTGCAGGATGCGATGTTAGATACGCACTTCTACTTTGGGCGAAAAAAAGTCGCGATCGCATTAGAGCCTGATTTGCTCTGGTCTACAGCACAGTTCTTAGAGTCAATGGGCTGTGAAATTCAAGCGGCTGTCACGACGACAAAATCGCCCTTGTTAGAACAGCTGGCAATCGATTCAGTCACAATTGGCGACTTAGAAGATTTTGAGCAGTTAGCCGTTGGGGCAGATTTGCTCATCACCAATTCGCATGGAAAAGCGGTGTCGAAGCGGTTAGGAATTCCATTGTATCGGCAAGGATTTCCGATCTTCGATCGCTTAGGGAATGGGCAGTTTAGCAAAGTTGGCTATCAAGGCACAACGCAGCTATTGTTCAACATTGGAAACTTGCTTTTAGAAGTAGAAGAAGCACATGCTGCTGGCGCGTAG
- the nifB gene encoding nitrogenase cofactor biosynthesis protein NifB, whose amino-acid sequence MTPPPSALLTTPVTDLTINKSTDPNNPQPKSSDSSCGCSSNPNATPTMDDRLRERIEKHPCYSEEAHHHYARMHVAVAPACNIQCNYCNRKYDCANESRPGVVSELLTPEEAAHKVLVIAGKIPQMTVLGIAGPGDPLANPDKTFRTFDLIADKAPDIKLCLSTNGLMLPDHVDRIKALNVDHVTITINMVDPEIGTKIYPWVHYRRRRYKGLEAARILHERQMEGLQALREADILCKVNSVMIPGINDKHLVEVDQVIRQNGAFLHNIMPLISAPEHGTHFGLTGQRGPNPKELKALQDECADSNMKMMRHCRQCRADAVGLLGEDRSQEFTKDKFMEMESEYDLETRQEVHAGIAQFKEEIKLAKAKVKPSERVKNSPKILVAVATKGGGIVNQHFGHAKEFQIFEVDANEAKFVGHRKIDQYCQGGYGEEATLDHVIQAIADCKAVLASKIGGCPQEELKKAGLQVVEAYDVIEKVAREFYDEFMTAQVS is encoded by the coding sequence ATGACACCACCACCCTCGGCATTGCTTACAACACCCGTTACCGATCTGACCATTAATAAGTCTACCGATCCGAATAACCCCCAGCCCAAATCATCCGATAGTAGCTGTGGTTGCAGCAGTAACCCAAATGCTACCCCCACAATGGATGACCGCCTGAGAGAACGAATCGAAAAGCACCCCTGCTATAGCGAAGAAGCCCATCATCACTATGCTCGGATGCACGTTGCTGTAGCGCCCGCTTGTAACATTCAATGTAACTACTGCAATCGTAAATACGACTGCGCGAATGAAAGCCGACCCGGTGTGGTGAGTGAATTGCTCACACCAGAAGAAGCAGCACACAAAGTGCTGGTGATTGCTGGTAAGATTCCGCAAATGACGGTCTTAGGAATCGCTGGCCCTGGCGATCCATTGGCTAATCCAGACAAGACATTCCGCACCTTTGATCTGATTGCAGACAAAGCTCCTGACATTAAATTATGCTTGTCTACTAATGGATTGATGTTGCCAGATCATGTCGATCGCATTAAAGCTCTCAATGTTGATCACGTGACGATCACGATTAACATGGTTGATCCTGAGATCGGCACGAAAATCTATCCTTGGGTTCACTATCGCCGCAGACGCTACAAAGGTTTAGAAGCTGCTCGTATCCTGCATGAGCGGCAAATGGAAGGCTTACAAGCACTGAGAGAGGCGGACATTCTCTGCAAAGTCAACTCGGTTATGATTCCTGGAATCAACGACAAACACTTAGTTGAAGTTGATCAAGTGATCCGCCAAAACGGAGCCTTCTTACACAACATCATGCCTCTGATTTCAGCTCCAGAGCATGGCACACACTTTGGCTTAACAGGTCAACGTGGGCCGAACCCTAAAGAGCTAAAAGCCCTGCAAGATGAATGTGCAGATAGCAACATGAAAATGATGCGTCACTGTCGTCAATGTCGCGCAGATGCAGTCGGCTTACTCGGTGAAGATCGATCGCAGGAATTCACCAAAGATAAGTTCATGGAAATGGAATCTGAGTATGACTTAGAAACCCGGCAGGAAGTCCATGCAGGCATTGCTCAGTTCAAAGAAGAGATCAAGCTTGCAAAAGCGAAAGTGAAGCCGAGTGAGCGAGTGAAGAACAGTCCGAAAATCTTGGTTGCAGTCGCGACTAAAGGTGGTGGCATTGTGAACCAACACTTTGGTCATGCGAAAGAGTTTCAGATCTTTGAAGTGGATGCAAACGAAGCTAAGTTTGTTGGACACCGCAAGATCGATCAGTATTGCCAAGGTGGATACGGCGAAGAAGCAACGTTGGATCATGTGATTCAAGCGATCGCGGATTGTAAGGCAGTTCTCGCATCAAAAATTGGAGGCTGTCCTCAAGAAGAGTTAAAGAAAGCAGGACTGCAAGTTGTAGAAGCTTACGACGTAATTGAAAAAGTTGCGAGAGAGTTTTACGACGAGTTCATGACGGCACAGGTTAGTTAG
- the nifH gene encoding nitrogenase iron protein: MSDENIRQIAFYGKGGIGKSTTSQNTIAALAEMGERIMIVGCDPKADSTRLMLHSKAQTTILHLAAERGAVEDLELEEVLLTGYRDVKCVESGGPEPGVGCAGRGIITAINFLEENGAYEDLDFVSYDVLGDVVCGGFAMPIREGKAQEIYIVTSGEMMAMYAANNIARGILKYAHSGGVRLGGLICNSRKVDREIELIETLAQRLNTQMIHFVPRDNIVQHAELRRMTVNEYAPDSAQAQEYATLARKIKDNTNLTIPTPISMDELEDLLVEFGLLGGDEEYEKAIKQDLAKAGA; the protein is encoded by the coding sequence ATGTCTGACGAAAATATTAGACAGATAGCGTTCTACGGCAAAGGCGGTATCGGTAAATCCACCACTTCGCAGAACACGATCGCAGCTTTAGCAGAAATGGGCGAACGCATCATGATTGTAGGATGCGACCCAAAAGCAGATTCCACCCGCTTGATGTTGCACAGTAAAGCACAAACCACCATTCTGCACTTAGCAGCAGAACGCGGCGCAGTTGAAGACCTCGAACTCGAAGAAGTGCTATTGACTGGCTATCGCGATGTGAAGTGCGTTGAGTCCGGCGGCCCAGAACCCGGTGTCGGTTGTGCAGGTCGAGGCATCATCACCGCAATCAACTTCCTTGAAGAAAACGGTGCTTATGAAGATCTCGATTTCGTATCGTATGACGTACTAGGTGACGTTGTATGCGGCGGTTTCGCAATGCCAATTCGCGAAGGTAAAGCACAAGAAATCTACATTGTGACTTCCGGTGAAATGATGGCAATGTATGCTGCAAACAACATTGCACGAGGCATTCTGAAGTATGCTCACTCCGGTGGTGTCCGTTTGGGCGGTCTGATCTGTAACAGCCGTAAGGTCGATCGAGAAATCGAATTGATCGAAACCTTGGCACAACGTCTGAATACTCAAATGATTCACTTTGTCCCTCGCGACAACATCGTCCAACACGCAGAACTGCGCCGGATGACCGTGAACGAGTACGCTCCTGACAGCGCTCAAGCACAAGAATACGCAACCCTAGCTCGCAAGATCAAAGACAACACGAATCTCACGATTCCGACTCCGATCTCGATGGACGAATTAGAAGACCTCTTGGTCGAATTCGGTCTGTTAGGCGGCGACGAAGAGTACGAAAAAGCGATCAAGCAAGACCTAGCGAAAGCTGGCGCGTAG
- the nifS gene encoding cysteine desulfurase NifS codes for MTRIIALTGKTGSIAIQKDFPPCSLIIRGLAMQTCIYLDNNATTQVDPQVVEAMLPYLTQYYGNPSSMHRFGGQVGKAVKTARAQVAALFNSEESEVVFNSCGTEGNNTAIRAALAAQPERKHIITTQVEHPAVLNVYKQLEKQGYTVTYLSVSRKGQVDMMELEASMTGNTALVSMMYANNETGVIFPVEQAGAIAKEYGATMHVDAVQVAGKIPLNMQDSTIDLLTISGHKLHAPKGIGALYIRKGFRFRPFLLGGHQERGRRAGTENVPGLTALGKAAELALEHLPNVKQEKKLRDRLEKTLLKTIPEIEVNGGGTERLPNTTNIGFKYIEGEAILLSLDQYGICASSGSACTSGSLEPSHVLRAMGLPYTILHGSIRFSLSRFNTDADVDRVLELMPQIVDRLRALSPFNSDQAEWLQGREEAVATSK; via the coding sequence ATGACCCGAATCATAGCCCTTACTGGCAAAACTGGTTCGATCGCTATTCAGAAAGACTTTCCACCTTGCTCTCTCATCATTCGGGGACTCGCAATGCAAACCTGCATTTATCTAGATAACAACGCAACCACCCAGGTTGATCCACAAGTTGTTGAGGCAATGTTGCCTTATCTGACTCAGTACTACGGCAATCCCTCTTCGATGCACCGCTTTGGAGGGCAAGTCGGAAAAGCTGTCAAAACTGCACGCGCTCAAGTTGCAGCACTGTTTAACTCAGAAGAATCTGAAGTCGTGTTTAATAGCTGCGGCACTGAAGGAAACAATACTGCAATTCGCGCGGCACTCGCCGCTCAACCTGAGCGCAAACATATCATTACGACTCAAGTTGAACATCCCGCCGTTCTCAACGTTTACAAGCAACTCGAAAAGCAAGGTTACACGGTTACTTATCTCTCTGTCAGCCGCAAAGGTCAAGTGGACATGATGGAGTTAGAAGCATCCATGACGGGCAATACTGCGCTCGTATCCATGATGTATGCGAACAATGAAACCGGAGTAATCTTCCCCGTCGAACAAGCAGGAGCGATCGCAAAAGAATATGGTGCGACGATGCATGTCGATGCAGTGCAAGTGGCTGGAAAAATTCCACTCAACATGCAGGACAGCACGATTGATCTGCTCACAATCTCCGGTCACAAGCTCCACGCTCCAAAAGGCATCGGCGCATTGTATATCCGCAAAGGTTTCCGATTCCGTCCTTTCCTACTCGGCGGACACCAAGAGCGCGGACGCAGAGCCGGAACTGAAAACGTTCCAGGTTTAACTGCCTTGGGTAAAGCAGCAGAACTCGCCCTTGAGCATTTGCCAAATGTCAAACAAGAGAAAAAATTGCGCGATCGCTTAGAGAAAACTTTGCTCAAAACGATTCCAGAAATCGAAGTCAATGGCGGTGGTACAGAGCGATTGCCCAATACAACCAACATTGGCTTCAAGTATATCGAAGGTGAAGCGATTCTCCTCTCACTGGATCAATACGGGATTTGTGCATCTTCTGGGTCTGCCTGTACTTCTGGTTCACTCGAACCCTCGCACGTTCTCAGAGCAATGGGCTTACCTTACACCATTCTGCATGGTTCGATTCGTTTTAGTCTGTCTCGCTTCAATACAGATGCAGATGTCGATCGCGTTCTCGAACTCATGCCCCAAATCGTCGATCGACTTCGTGCCCTCTCCCCATTCAATAGCGACCAAGCAGAATGGCTCCAAGGTAGAGAAGAAGCAGTTGCTACCAGTAAATAA
- the nifX gene encoding nitrogen fixation protein NifX, which produces MKIAFTTQDQVHINAHFGSASKIDVYEISADGYEFVETLRFGGDLKEDGNEDKLAPKVEALADCTIVYVSSIGGSAAARLIKKRITPVKAKSEEEEINDVLTRLVQTLKGNPPPWLRKALQQKSQSFEELEAEEAIV; this is translated from the coding sequence ATGAAGATTGCTTTTACAACCCAAGATCAAGTTCACATCAATGCTCATTTTGGCTCAGCCAGTAAGATTGATGTGTATGAGATTTCGGCAGATGGATATGAGTTTGTTGAGACGTTGAGATTTGGGGGTGACCTCAAAGAAGACGGTAATGAAGACAAACTTGCTCCCAAAGTAGAAGCCCTAGCAGATTGCACGATCGTTTATGTTTCATCGATTGGTGGCAGTGCGGCAGCCCGACTGATTAAGAAGCGCATTACCCCTGTCAAAGCAAAGTCAGAAGAAGAAGAAATTAACGATGTGCTGACCCGGTTGGTGCAAACGCTGAAAGGCAATCCTCCACCGTGGTTACGCAAAGCACTCCAGCAAAAATCACAATCATTTGAAGAACTTGAAGCAGAGGAAGCAATTGTATGA